The genomic segment TGTAGGAAATGGAAAAACCAAACATAAATACGCCATGTATGCGAGTATAATCCCTTATGTTGTTGAAGATGAAAAAATCTCCCATATTATTGGGGAGGTCTATGAAGTAAACAAAGAGACATTAGAAAGAATTGACAGCCTTGAAGGGCATCCAACCTGCTATAAAAGGAAGAAAGTTCCAATAATTTTGGAATCTGGAAAAGAAATAGAGGCTTGGCTATACTTTTATCCAGAACCTTATGGAGTTTTAGTTAAGACAGGAGATTATGGGGATTATATGAGGGATAGGCATGTGTGAA from the Methanotorris formicicus Mc-S-70 genome contains:
- a CDS encoding gamma-glutamylcyclotransferase family protein, which produces MEYLFVYGSLRKGFWNHEAYLKNSKFVGNGKTKHKYAMYASIIPYVVEDEKISHIIGEVYEVNKETLERIDSLEGHPTCYKRKKVPIILESGKEIEAWLYFYPEPYGVLVKTGDYGDYMRDRHV